A window of Metabacillus sp. B2-18 contains these coding sequences:
- a CDS encoding phage tail assembly chaperone gives MSNFLLNIDPKKFELPSKQVKIKRLGEDAVFTLKGLDNPRIEEIREMATNKDGELNIAEFQAETILSAVIEPNLRNGEYLKHFGVATPYDLVDKLFLPGERQYIYGTIQDLSGFADDAIEEVKN, from the coding sequence ATGAGTAACTTTCTATTAAACATTGATCCTAAAAAATTTGAACTTCCCTCTAAGCAGGTTAAAATTAAACGTTTAGGTGAAGATGCTGTTTTTACTCTTAAAGGTTTAGATAATCCTAGAATAGAAGAAATAAGAGAAATGGCAACTAATAAAGATGGCGAATTAAATATTGCAGAATTTCAAGCGGAAACCATCCTATCTGCAGTAATTGAGCCTAACTTAAGGAATGGAGAGTATTTAAAACACTTTGGTGTTGCTACTCCGTATGATTTAGTTGATAAGCTATTTTTGCCAGGGGAAAGACAATATATCTATGGTACTATTCAAGATCTAAGTGGTTTTGCAGATGATGCAATTGAAGAAGTAAAAAACTAG
- a CDS encoding YuiA family protein: protein MICISCGGDGYLVFSNGRTKECYRCNGTGEINDEEEE, encoded by the coding sequence ATGATATGTATAAGTTGTGGTGGTGACGGATACTTAGTATTCAGTAACGGTAGAACAAAAGAGTGTTATAGATGTAATGGTACTGGCGAAATAAATGATGAAGAAGAGGAATAG
- a CDS encoding phage portal protein gives MGIMKQWKEFRQYQEQRESMTMEELLLSVGITTEVISKDQALNIPAVSACLGVISDTVAALPIVLYKEDKGKVNVVNDDVRINLLNDDTYDTLDGFQFKKALVEDYLLCGAGYAYINRERNNVKSLHYVDNVNLSVNINADPIFKKYDILVNGANYRDFEFIKLTRKSKDGVTGKGIIDENNKMLSVAYNSLVFEDLLVKTGGNKKGFLKSQGRLSPEAIKELKNAWNNLYKNNSENVVILNNGLDFQEASNTSVEMQLNENKKTNSIEICKLFVVPPSILEGSASDDEYNNWIKVCILPILAAMQTALNKDLLLPSEKGSFYFSFDTKELLKGDMEKRFKAYEIAAKNGIFQIDEIRYKEDLPPLGLDFIKLGLQDVLYNPKTKEIYTPNTNQSTNIDNPTKQLGGGEENENRN, from the coding sequence ATGGGGATAATGAAACAATGGAAAGAATTCAGGCAGTACCAGGAACAAAGAGAAAGTATGACTATGGAAGAATTACTTTTAAGTGTTGGAATAACCACAGAAGTGATATCAAAAGACCAAGCTTTGAATATTCCTGCTGTTAGTGCTTGTCTTGGTGTTATTTCTGATACTGTTGCAGCATTACCAATTGTCCTTTACAAGGAAGATAAAGGAAAAGTAAATGTAGTAAATGATGATGTAAGGATAAACCTCTTAAACGATGATACGTACGATACACTTGATGGATTTCAGTTTAAAAAAGCATTGGTTGAGGATTATCTCTTGTGTGGTGCTGGATATGCATATATAAATCGTGAGAGAAACAATGTAAAAAGCCTTCACTATGTGGACAATGTAAATCTATCGGTAAATATTAATGCAGATCCGATATTTAAGAAATACGATATTCTTGTTAATGGTGCAAATTATAGAGATTTTGAATTTATAAAGCTTACTAGGAAATCAAAAGATGGTGTAACTGGTAAGGGAATTATTGATGAAAATAATAAAATGTTGTCAGTGGCATACAATTCTCTAGTTTTTGAGGATTTACTTGTGAAAACTGGGGGGAATAAAAAAGGATTCTTAAAAAGTCAAGGGCGGTTATCACCTGAAGCTATTAAAGAATTAAAAAATGCCTGGAACAACCTTTACAAAAATAACAGTGAAAATGTTGTTATTTTAAATAATGGCCTAGATTTCCAAGAAGCATCAAATACTTCTGTTGAAATGCAGTTGAATGAGAATAAGAAAACAAACTCTATTGAAATCTGTAAATTATTTGTTGTTCCTCCCTCAATTTTAGAAGGATCTGCAAGTGATGATGAATATAACAACTGGATAAAGGTATGTATACTACCTATATTAGCTGCGATGCAGACAGCTTTGAACAAGGACCTTTTACTTCCGAGTGAAAAAGGTTCTTTTTATTTTTCCTTTGATACTAAAGAACTCCTAAAAGGTGATATGGAAAAGCGGTTTAAAGCATATGAAATTGCGGCCAAAAATGGAATATTTCAAATCGATGAAATTCGATATAAGGAAGATTTACCTCCATTAGGTTTAGATTTTATCAAATTAGGATTACAAGATGTCCTCTATAATCCGAAAACGAAAGAAATTTATACACCTAACACAAACCAATCAACAAATATTGATAATCCTACAAAGCAATTGGGAGGAGGTGAAGAAAATGAGAATAGAAATTAG
- a CDS encoding phage major capsid protein, which yields MTFQNVLAKPEIEYRSMPSLLEQRNNLLDEMDGLLKKAKEETRAFSDEETKRFDDIKSEVAKIDKTLAAEEEARSFEKKEVKKPSGEEEQRALDEANFLKFVRGEERALDVASNGGVIPTHIANKIIEKVKELSPIYSMATIYNVGGDLVFPVYDEATSSISATYVDDLTELTEGTGKFTTVKLQNFIVGCLAKISKSLMNRTDFDLLSFVITKVAKAIAEFLEKELIVGTATKMTGVLSSTNVVTTASGAAIVADELIDLQMTVPEVYQGNASWILNKSTFKAIRKLKDGDGNYLLNKDATNGFGWTLLGKPVHITESMPEIALNAKVIAYGDFSGLYVKLAQNVELQVLNEKYATQHAIGVVGYVEVDSKIVEPQKLALLKMAAA from the coding sequence ATGACATTTCAAAATGTATTAGCAAAACCAGAAATCGAGTATCGTTCAATGCCGTCCCTTTTGGAACAACGTAATAACCTATTAGACGAGATGGATGGGTTACTTAAGAAAGCTAAAGAGGAAACAAGAGCATTTTCTGACGAGGAAACAAAACGTTTTGATGATATCAAAAGTGAAGTTGCAAAGATTGATAAAACGTTAGCTGCCGAAGAAGAAGCTCGTTCATTCGAGAAAAAAGAAGTTAAAAAACCTTCTGGAGAAGAAGAACAACGTGCGCTTGATGAAGCAAACTTCCTTAAATTTGTACGAGGTGAAGAACGTGCATTGGATGTTGCCTCTAATGGTGGAGTAATTCCTACTCATATTGCTAACAAGATCATTGAAAAAGTAAAAGAATTATCTCCAATCTATTCTATGGCTACAATTTACAATGTTGGCGGAGATTTAGTTTTCCCTGTATATGATGAAGCAACTTCTTCAATTAGTGCAACGTATGTTGATGATCTAACGGAACTTACTGAAGGTACTGGTAAATTTACAACAGTTAAACTACAAAACTTTATTGTTGGTTGCTTAGCTAAGATTTCAAAATCTTTAATGAACCGTACCGATTTTGATTTACTTTCATTTGTTATCACTAAAGTAGCAAAGGCTATTGCTGAGTTCTTAGAGAAGGAATTAATTGTGGGTACTGCAACTAAAATGACAGGTGTTTTATCATCTACAAATGTGGTAACTACTGCAAGTGGTGCTGCAATTGTTGCAGACGAACTAATTGATTTACAAATGACAGTTCCAGAAGTTTACCAAGGTAATGCATCTTGGATATTAAACAAGTCCACATTCAAAGCAATCCGTAAGTTAAAAGATGGTGATGGAAATTATCTATTAAATAAAGATGCAACAAATGGATTTGGTTGGACATTACTCGGAAAACCTGTTCATATTACTGAAAGCATGCCTGAGATTGCATTAAATGCAAAAGTTATTGCTTACGGTGATTTCAGTGGTTTATATGTTAAGCTTGCTCAAAATGTTGAACTTCAAGTTCTTAATGAAAAATATGCAACTCAACACGCTATCGGAGTAGTAGGATATGTGGAAGTGGACTCTAAGATTGTTGAACCACAAAAACTCGCTTTATTGAAAATGGCTGCTGCATAA
- a CDS encoding phage head closure protein encodes MNPGLLDKRLSFSFGSIWAKRIVKSKRSENEQNEEEYEFIIRKNNEIDSYLTFTSDGVKYLVLTVDNYEKEKGYMVLKCEKAKIHTFYDTCTIKRYVESESVSGETISNFLPVYTNVACELVRLETATTNETEQQTDMNHRYELYVENETDIKIGDKLEVAHKGDLYNVEVRDYFKSHTHQVVTIELEGEA; translated from the coding sequence ATGAATCCAGGGCTTCTTGATAAACGTTTATCTTTTTCTTTTGGGTCAATTTGGGCTAAAAGAATAGTTAAGTCAAAGAGAAGTGAGAACGAACAAAATGAGGAAGAGTATGAGTTTATTATTCGAAAGAATAATGAAATTGATTCGTATTTAACTTTTACCTCGGACGGTGTAAAATACCTCGTACTCACAGTTGATAATTATGAAAAAGAAAAAGGTTACATGGTATTAAAGTGTGAGAAAGCAAAGATTCATACTTTTTATGATACATGTACTATAAAAAGATATGTAGAAAGTGAATCAGTTAGTGGTGAAACAATATCTAATTTTCTACCTGTTTATACAAATGTAGCTTGTGAATTAGTAAGGTTGGAAACTGCCACAACTAATGAAACTGAGCAACAAACTGATATGAACCATAGGTATGAACTATACGTTGAGAATGAAACAGATATAAAAATTGGGGATAAATTAGAGGTTGCTCACAAAGGTGACCTTTATAATGTGGAAGTGAGAGATTATTTTAAATCACATACACATCAGGTTGTAACGATAGAACTTGAAGGTGAAGCATAA
- a CDS encoding phage tail sheath subtilisin-like domain-containing protein: MGLPRVNILFEQLAASAIQRGERGIVALLLKDAAAQGTHEIIMDTDIPTGLSDANKKQIKLALIGGVNAPLKVIVRVGDPVTETDWSLGLAWLETVKFDYLVIPEIVTAELSTVTSWVGSQRTNRKMIKAILPDHAADKEYIINFTTDSIVVGEETYTSAQFCSRIAGLIAGTPLNIATTFQSLPEISSVQSYTKTQLDTAIDNGEFVIYHDGEKVKVARGVTSFVTTTQTKGESFKKIKIVEILDLYYTDITKTISDNYIGKYPNSYDNKVLLITAIQAYHRQLEADQLLDVNVNVVGIDLDAHREYLTNNGVDITSMTDEEIKTANTGDDVFIGSRIKPLDAMEDISVKAYL; encoded by the coding sequence TTGGGACTTCCACGAGTAAATATATTATTTGAACAATTGGCGGCAAGTGCTATTCAGCGTGGTGAGCGTGGAATTGTAGCTTTGCTTCTAAAAGATGCAGCAGCACAAGGCACTCATGAAATTATTATGGATACAGATATTCCTACTGGTTTATCTGATGCTAACAAAAAGCAGATTAAATTAGCTTTAATCGGGGGAGTAAATGCCCCACTAAAAGTTATTGTACGTGTTGGTGATCCTGTTACAGAAACAGATTGGTCATTAGGATTAGCTTGGTTGGAAACAGTTAAATTTGATTATCTGGTTATTCCTGAGATTGTAACGGCAGAACTTTCAACAGTAACATCATGGGTTGGTAGTCAGCGAACCAACAGAAAAATGATAAAGGCTATTCTGCCAGATCATGCAGCTGATAAAGAATACATTATTAATTTCACAACTGATTCAATTGTAGTAGGTGAAGAAACATACACTAGCGCACAATTTTGCTCTAGAATTGCAGGATTAATTGCTGGAACGCCATTGAACATTGCTACAACATTTCAATCATTGCCTGAAATATCTTCGGTCCAATCTTATACTAAAACACAACTTGATACTGCAATAGATAATGGGGAATTTGTAATTTATCATGATGGAGAAAAAGTAAAGGTCGCCCGGGGTGTTACATCTTTTGTTACTACTACACAAACAAAGGGTGAAAGTTTTAAAAAGATTAAAATAGTGGAAATTCTAGATCTGTATTATACCGATATCACTAAGACTATTTCAGATAACTATATTGGTAAATATCCAAATAGTTATGATAATAAGGTTCTTTTAATTACAGCGATTCAAGCTTACCACAGACAGTTAGAAGCTGATCAACTGCTTGATGTGAATGTTAATGTAGTCGGAATAGATCTTGATGCTCATCGCGAGTATTTAACAAATAACGGTGTTGATATAACAAGTATGACTGATGAAGAAATTAAAACTGCAAATACAGGCGATGACGTCTTTATCGGGTCTAGAATTAAACCTCTAGACGCAATGGAGGATATCTCTGTGAAAGCTTATTTATAG
- a CDS encoding LysM peptidoglycan-binding domain-containing protein — protein MEFWLIDGNGRQKLRLPVPPPNYLNETGQDVYIQEINDLGEHSTKGDAKLDRTTLKSFFPSVYYPFCQYKNFPKPYEFVEIINVWVHNDLPMRLLITETNINKLFFIEDFSYGERAGSRDVEFELSLIEYRSIPKKKSNSSGTTTTSSRSEKTPSKPKTHTVVKGDTLWAIARNYYNDPYKWDEIAKANDVKDPRKLQIGKVLRLP, from the coding sequence ATGGAATTTTGGCTTATTGACGGAAATGGAAGACAAAAACTCCGTCTTCCTGTGCCTCCACCAAACTATCTAAACGAAACTGGACAAGATGTTTATATTCAGGAGATTAATGATCTAGGAGAGCATTCCACAAAAGGTGATGCTAAATTAGACAGGACCACCTTAAAATCATTTTTTCCATCAGTATATTATCCTTTCTGCCAATATAAAAATTTCCCGAAACCTTACGAATTCGTAGAAATAATTAATGTGTGGGTTCATAATGATTTACCTATGAGATTATTAATTACTGAAACCAACATTAACAAATTATTTTTTATAGAGGATTTTTCGTATGGTGAAAGAGCAGGAAGTCGAGACGTTGAGTTTGAATTGAGTCTTATTGAGTATAGGTCTATACCTAAAAAGAAATCTAACTCATCTGGCACTACTACAACATCCTCTAGATCTGAAAAAACTCCAAGTAAACCTAAGACGCATACTGTAGTTAAGGGTGATACTTTATGGGCTATAGCAAGAAATTATTATAATGATCCTTATAAATGGGATGAAATCGCAAAGGCAAACGATGTAAAAGATCCTAGGAAGCTTCAAATCGGAAAGGTGTTAAGGTTACCATGA
- a CDS encoding terminase large subunit, translating to MIFEKAIAYAEKVVSGEEITTKEVKIQCDWFLKELEEQENDDFPYYFDEEEIVKVEGILSLLNFATGLGVTGKTILEGLEGFQAFFLVNIFGWRFKEDSEKYRYRDVTLFIPRKNAKTFICALIIIILMLTEDDFSEFYSICLDRELAGEVKKAMTQIIQASPNISKYFVIPKTLSSRIICKLTNSFYQARTAEANKNNSIRPSAFIADEVGAFKEYKNINAMKSGQLNVKNPLMFKLTTAYAEDKSIMLEEISYIQKVFNGLIDDDRMFALLYYAEPENLWNETGLYQANPLRIEENYNEIRDSRKKAIEKPAEREEYLCKHMNHFLPSNSGEAYIRLDDLQKCKIDSFDWSGRQVWLGLDLAMTNDNCSYSMVTEEDEKIYGESFAFVPTERIPEKNKFEKINYYDFIKEGVCFSCGDMTVDYGFIEEIILSVEEKHNVIVMGIAYDRYNCLSTAQRLEREGYKTVEVKQHSSVLHPATKLLQEKILNREFHYTENKLLEINFQNAKVTEDNNKNKYVNKKKSNGKVDMVVSLINAIYLLQQDVIFNPDSDWGAQVI from the coding sequence ATGATATTTGAAAAAGCTATAGCATATGCAGAAAAAGTTGTCTCTGGTGAGGAAATAACAACAAAAGAGGTCAAAATTCAATGTGACTGGTTCCTGAAAGAACTAGAAGAACAAGAGAATGATGATTTTCCTTACTATTTTGATGAAGAGGAAATTGTTAAAGTGGAAGGAATTCTTTCTCTTCTAAACTTTGCTACTGGGTTAGGGGTAACTGGTAAGACAATCTTAGAAGGTTTAGAAGGGTTTCAAGCATTTTTTCTCGTAAATATTTTCGGATGGAGATTCAAAGAGGATAGTGAAAAGTACCGTTATCGAGATGTTACTTTATTTATACCTCGCAAAAATGCAAAAACTTTTATATGCGCTTTAATCATAATCATCCTAATGCTAACTGAGGATGATTTTTCTGAGTTTTATTCAATCTGTTTGGATCGAGAATTAGCCGGTGAAGTAAAAAAGGCAATGACTCAAATCATACAAGCAAGTCCAAACATTAGTAAGTATTTTGTTATTCCAAAAACACTAAGCTCACGAATAATTTGTAAGCTTACAAATAGTTTTTATCAGGCCCGTACAGCAGAAGCGAATAAGAACAACTCGATTCGTCCATCTGCATTTATTGCCGATGAAGTTGGGGCTTTTAAAGAATATAAAAACATTAATGCAATGAAATCAGGACAACTAAATGTAAAAAACCCTCTAATGTTTAAATTAACCACGGCATATGCAGAAGATAAATCAATCATGTTAGAGGAAATTAGCTATATTCAGAAGGTTTTTAATGGCCTTATTGATGATGATAGAATGTTTGCACTGTTGTATTATGCAGAACCTGAGAATCTTTGGAATGAGACTGGATTGTACCAAGCAAATCCTCTAAGGATTGAAGAAAATTATAATGAAATCCGAGATAGTCGTAAAAAGGCTATAGAGAAGCCGGCAGAGCGTGAAGAGTACCTTTGTAAGCATATGAATCATTTTCTCCCTTCGAACAGTGGAGAAGCTTATATAAGACTTGATGATCTTCAAAAATGTAAGATTGATAGCTTTGATTGGTCTGGGAGACAAGTTTGGTTAGGCTTGGATTTAGCAATGACTAATGACAACTGCTCTTATTCTATGGTGACTGAAGAAGATGAAAAAATTTATGGTGAATCTTTTGCTTTTGTACCAACTGAAAGAATACCTGAGAAAAACAAATTTGAAAAAATAAATTACTACGATTTCATAAAAGAAGGTGTTTGTTTTTCATGTGGTGATATGACGGTTGATTATGGATTTATTGAAGAAATTATCTTGTCTGTGGAAGAAAAACATAATGTAATCGTTATGGGAATAGCCTATGACCGATATAACTGTTTATCAACTGCCCAAAGGTTAGAGCGTGAAGGATATAAGACGGTAGAAGTAAAGCAACATTCAAGTGTTCTTCATCCAGCAACTAAGTTACTTCAAGAAAAAATTCTAAACAGAGAATTTCATTATACAGAAAACAAGTTACTGGAAATTAACTTTCAAAATGCCAAAGTTACAGAAGATAACAACAAAAATAAATATGTAAATAAGAAGAAATCCAATGGGAAAGTGGACATGGTAGTAAGTTTAATTAATGCCATCTACTTATTACAACAAGATGTTATATTCAATCCTGACTCTGATTGGGGTGCTCAAGTTATTTAG
- a CDS encoding HK97 gp10 family phage protein, whose translation MIKMQFKNFKKFEEHLQELQKNFPEELEQFLLDVAKSLNRSVLKRTPVLTGELKNSWKISSVTRSGDSIYITIFNDATTEYEGRQVPLAPFVEFGHKVVNKSGEVVGKADGYYMLTTSIKATNKQIPRRLRKIFDKLVASL comes from the coding sequence ATGATAAAAATGCAGTTTAAGAACTTTAAAAAGTTTGAGGAACATCTTCAGGAACTACAAAAAAACTTCCCTGAAGAACTTGAACAGTTTCTTTTAGATGTTGCAAAATCACTTAATCGTTCTGTTTTAAAACGTACCCCTGTACTGACGGGTGAATTGAAAAATAGTTGGAAGATAAGCAGCGTTACAAGATCCGGTGATTCAATTTATATCACAATTTTTAATGATGCCACGACTGAATATGAAGGTAGGCAAGTTCCTTTGGCTCCTTTTGTTGAATTTGGGCACAAAGTAGTTAATAAAAGTGGTGAAGTTGTAGGTAAGGCCGATGGCTACTACATGTTAACAACCTCTATAAAAGCAACTAACAAACAGATTCCAAGAAGGTTAAGAAAGATATTTGATAAGTTGGTGGCAAGCCTATGA
- a CDS encoding head-tail connector protein, producing the protein MKISEVTTNDLIEYARETADSEVTKTFGTILLAAKSYIRNYTGLTVEQMDAKEDLTIALMVLANEMYENRVFTVQDNKVNVVIKSILDMHSINLL; encoded by the coding sequence ATGAAAATTAGTGAAGTAACCACAAATGACTTGATCGAATATGCTCGAGAAACTGCTGATTCAGAAGTAACAAAAACATTTGGTACTATTTTGCTTGCTGCTAAGTCTTATATTAGAAATTACACAGGTCTTACTGTTGAACAGATGGATGCTAAAGAGGATTTAACCATTGCTCTGATGGTTTTAGCTAATGAAATGTATGAAAACCGAGTATTTACTGTTCAAGATAACAAAGTAAACGTGGTAATTAAATCAATTCTGGATATGCACTCCATCAATCTTTTATAA
- a CDS encoding phage tail terminator family protein, producing MILDIRENIIKTLKTNFQNHKIYGEKKTQGLTRPCFFVDILPIDAQKITPNMQEKSYIVDVQYMSLEDTKLKNLEMSEKISQLFTHVIGTGGKRISVTNERFEIIDGILHYLFDIDFILIGKQTDEHELMKNINLNREVFTWDFHE from the coding sequence ATGATCTTGGATATTCGTGAAAATATAATAAAAACTCTAAAGACTAATTTTCAAAATCATAAAATATATGGTGAAAAGAAAACCCAAGGCTTAACAAGGCCTTGTTTTTTTGTGGACATTTTACCGATAGATGCTCAAAAAATCACTCCGAATATGCAAGAGAAGTCTTATATTGTAGACGTCCAATACATGTCTTTAGAGGATACAAAGTTAAAGAACCTAGAAATGTCAGAAAAAATTTCGCAGTTATTTACACATGTTATTGGAACTGGTGGTAAGAGAATATCAGTTACAAATGAACGATTTGAAATCATCGATGGTATTTTACATTACCTTTTTGACATTGATTTCATTTTAATTGGTAAACAAACTGATGAACATGAACTAATGAAAAACATTAACCTTAATAGGGAGGTATTCACTTGGGACTTCCACGAGTAA
- a CDS encoding phage tail tube protein, with product MFNPDHAISGTHGEAWVDGEKFAEVYGLQAKIDLLKEDVPMCGTNNGTGKKLMGWEGKGSIRFNKINSKILKRQLDALKEGKELRVTIVSKLADPASLGAERVSIPNCTFDDITLADWESKTILQEEKPFTFSDMPVLIDSIGV from the coding sequence ATGTTTAATCCTGATCATGCTATATCTGGTACTCATGGAGAAGCTTGGGTTGATGGTGAAAAATTTGCTGAAGTATACGGACTACAAGCAAAAATAGATTTATTAAAAGAAGATGTGCCAATGTGCGGAACTAATAACGGCACAGGTAAAAAGTTGATGGGATGGGAAGGTAAAGGTTCCATTAGATTTAATAAGATCAATTCGAAAATCTTAAAAAGACAGTTAGATGCTCTGAAAGAAGGGAAAGAACTAAGGGTTACGATTGTATCAAAGTTAGCTGATCCGGCTTCATTGGGGGCAGAGCGTGTTTCAATACCTAACTGTACATTTGATGATATTACTCTTGCTGATTGGGAATCCAAGACAATTTTACAAGAAGAAAAACCATTCACTTTCAGCGATATGCCAGTATTAATCGATTCGATTGGAGTGTAG
- a CDS encoding HNH endonuclease has protein sequence MLKSCKHCGRIHERSFQCPSKPKRTNYKVTHVDKFRWTAAWQKKRKHINQRDKYLCQICIRELYNTQQRYNFTNIEVHHIVPIVEDWNKRLKDNNLICLCKYHHEMAESGEISREELLEIVKVQEMKHAF, from the coding sequence ATGCTAAAGAGTTGTAAGCATTGTGGAAGGATCCATGAAAGATCATTCCAGTGTCCAAGTAAACCTAAAAGAACAAACTACAAAGTAACACACGTTGATAAATTTAGATGGACTGCAGCATGGCAAAAGAAACGTAAACACATCAATCAACGTGATAAATACTTGTGTCAGATCTGCATTAGAGAATTATATAACACTCAACAAAGATATAACTTTACTAACATAGAAGTCCATCACATCGTACCGATTGTGGAAGACTGGAACAAAAGATTAAAAGATAATAATTTAATTTGTTTGTGCAAGTATCATCATGAGATGGCTGAGAGTGGAGAGATAAGTAGAGAAGAATTGTTGGAGATCGTTAAGGTTCAAGAGATGAAACATGCATTTTAG
- a CDS encoding phage terminase small subunit P27 family: MARPTKSVKTMSKNLTKEEIQTRTDTETKLRGAADSISPPEHLNAKQVKIFSYIVEELEASGILGNLDVHILGICATAIDRIQQIEIIINKDFDKIFDKSLMSAKDKYTKEFFRCCNELSLSPQSRAKLGTINFQVKQKEDDPLLQVLAGGKK, translated from the coding sequence ATGGCGAGACCTACCAAGAGTGTAAAAACTATGAGTAAGAATTTAACGAAAGAGGAAATTCAAACTCGTACAGATACGGAGACTAAACTTAGAGGTGCAGCTGACAGTATTTCCCCTCCAGAACATCTTAATGCTAAACAGGTGAAAATATTTTCATATATTGTGGAAGAGTTAGAAGCAAGTGGTATCCTTGGTAATTTAGATGTTCATATATTGGGAATCTGCGCTACTGCAATCGATCGAATTCAGCAGATTGAGATTATAATAAACAAAGATTTTGATAAGATTTTTGACAAATCACTTATGAGTGCAAAGGATAAATATACAAAAGAATTCTTTCGCTGTTGTAATGAATTAAGTTTATCTCCACAAAGTCGCGCTAAGTTAGGGACAATAAACTTTCAAGTAAAGCAAAAAGAAGATGATCCTTTGTTGCAAGTGTTGGCTGGTGGTAAGAAATGA
- a CDS encoding HK97 family phage prohead protease — MRIEIRGNQVLLDGYVNAVGRESRILPSPRGRFREQIVPKTFEKALLKAEDVELRFNHDKHRKLGSTKEGNLELREDNIGLRAIATVTDEEVIQKAKKGELRGWSFGFIDNKPNWIDGEDGIQKRFLEDIDLLEVSILDKTPAYIATSIEARGEDSVVSEQRSDDFKAEIEDLSPEMNEQRDLDYSLYDKELEFLKLKGGN; from the coding sequence ATGAGAATAGAAATTAGAGGAAATCAAGTTTTACTCGATGGCTATGTTAATGCTGTGGGGCGTGAAAGCAGAATTTTACCATCACCTAGAGGGAGATTTAGAGAACAAATTGTTCCAAAGACTTTCGAAAAAGCATTATTAAAGGCAGAGGATGTTGAGTTGCGTTTTAACCATGATAAGCATCGTAAGCTAGGATCTACTAAAGAAGGTAACTTGGAATTGCGTGAAGACAATATTGGACTAAGGGCAATTGCAACAGTTACAGATGAAGAAGTGATTCAAAAGGCAAAAAAAGGTGAGTTAAGAGGCTGGTCCTTTGGTTTTATTGATAATAAGCCTAATTGGATTGACGGAGAAGATGGCATCCAGAAGAGATTTTTAGAGGATATTGATCTTTTGGAAGTATCCATCTTGGACAAAACCCCTGCTTATATTGCAACGTCAATAGAAGCTCGCGGAGAAGACAGTGTTGTATCTGAACAAAGAAGTGATGATTTTAAAGCGGAAATTGAAGATCTAAGTCCAGAAATGAATGAGCAAAGGGATTTAGACTATTCCCTTTATGATAAAGAATTAGAATTCCTTAAATTGAAAGGTGGAAATTAA